In Ostrea edulis chromosome 6, xbOstEdul1.1, whole genome shotgun sequence, a single window of DNA contains:
- the LOC125648431 gene encoding uncharacterized protein LOC125648431, with protein MISEYSFDFRYLGRQPNANYRERLAKIRGSTETLPTTETSARGTEDVIKETIQQPAHRPPETKPSTVPTVLPKSILPEPPPKHSTMPEIKISTASPDVFEIDNEIKNEQERIKRPGTLPLLGTSLNNRRASVYLQIAAVVSSPEEGSVSSDEVDSDEEENPQKPRKISSRRKSFMTWVNDKKKLFPSLRQVASKSKDEVRRQSFFSWVESREMEKQREKQKMELAILEDESGLSHLTDSDLQPRASNLKRSESLNINPFKAKARQLMHTLSFIRKEPLNVRLKKFYAKLEEVKIRDEMSMPVLSRNGCRSVQDRV; from the coding sequence ATGATAAGTGaatattcatttgatttcaGATACTTGGGTCGCCAGCCGAATGCTAATTACAGGGAACGACTTGCGAAGATCAGAGGTTCAACAGAAACTTTGCCAACTACCGAAACGTCCGCTAGAGGAACTGAAGACGTCATTAAAGAAACAATACAGCAACCAGCACATCGTCCACCGGAAACCAAACCCAGCACAGTACCCACGGTACTACCAAAGAGCATACTACCAGAACCTCCACCCAAACACTCTACAATGCCAGAAATCAAAATATCCACCGCGTCTCCGGATGTATTTGAGATTGATAACGAAATAAAGAATGAACAGGAAAGAATAAAACGCCCAGGAACGTTGCCGCTCTTGGGAACTTCGTTAAACAATAGACGCGCGTCTGTGTATTTACAAATTGCTGCTGTTGTTTCTAGCCCAGAGGAAGGGAGCGTGTCATCTGATGAAGTAGACTCCGATGAGGAGGAAAATCCTCAGAAACCAAGAAAAATTTCCTCTCGAAGGAAATCATTCATGACATGGGTCAACGACAAGAAAAAACTGTTCCCCTCTCTTCGACAAGTGGCCAGTAAGTCGAAAGATGAAGTCAGAAGACAGTCATTTTTCTCTTGGGTAGAGTCCAGGGAGATGGAAAAGCAGAGGGAAAAGCAGAAAATGGAACTTGCCATTTTGGAAGACGAGAGCGGCTTGAGTCACTTAACAGATTCGGACTTACAACCTCGTGCTTCAAATTTAAAGCGCAGTGAGAGTTTAAACATCAACCCTTTCAAGGCTAAAGCTCGACAATTAATGCACACTTTGTCTTTCATTCGCAAAGAACCCCTTAATGTTAGACTTAAGAAGTTTTATGCAAAACTGGAAGAAGTCAAGATAAGGGACGAAATGTCAATGCCTGTGTTAAGTAGGAATGGTTGCAGAAGCGTGCAAGATCGAGTCTGA